The proteins below are encoded in one region of Corallococcus silvisoli:
- a CDS encoding glycoside hydrolase family 1 protein: MRAADPLTFPASFTFGVATSAYQVEGGIENDWAAWERQGKLKEPGARCGRAVDHWNRYEEDYALAKAVGAGAFRLSLEWARIEPERGRFDGAALEAYRERLLRLRAHGLRPVVTLHHFTHPTWFHASTPWHLPESLEAFRRYVRQCAPLLEGLDALVISFNEPMVLLLGGYLQGLMPPGITDGAKTMAALENMVRAHAIAREELGQRLGRVELGISQNMLAFTPDRWWHPLDRSLVRLAAPAYNHAFHEALFSGHLRVFMPGVASTNVRIPEARDSVEFVGVNYYTRAHLRFMPRPPFIDFKYRDPDGRGLTDIGWERRPEGFLQLLHEVKRYGKPVWVTENGVDDRAGAARPEYLHSHLQQVLTARAEGVDVQGYLYWSLLDNFEWLEGWGPRFGLYHVDFDTLERHPTPACDYFRAVATGRVLVPPAAVAQPSAAR, translated from the coding sequence ATGCGAGCTGCTGACCCGCTGACCTTCCCCGCGTCCTTCACCTTCGGCGTCGCCACGTCCGCGTACCAGGTGGAGGGCGGCATCGAGAACGACTGGGCCGCCTGGGAGCGGCAGGGGAAGTTGAAGGAGCCCGGCGCGCGGTGCGGCCGCGCGGTGGACCACTGGAACCGCTACGAGGAGGACTACGCCCTGGCGAAGGCGGTGGGCGCGGGCGCCTTCCGGCTGTCGCTGGAGTGGGCGCGCATCGAGCCCGAGCGCGGCCGGTTCGACGGGGCGGCGCTGGAGGCGTACCGCGAGCGGCTGCTGCGCCTGCGCGCGCACGGACTGCGGCCGGTGGTGACGCTCCATCACTTCACCCACCCCACGTGGTTCCACGCGTCCACGCCCTGGCACCTTCCGGAGAGCCTGGAGGCCTTCCGCCGGTACGTGCGCCAGTGCGCGCCCCTGTTGGAGGGCCTGGACGCGCTCGTCATCTCCTTCAACGAACCGATGGTCCTCTTGTTGGGCGGCTACCTCCAGGGCCTGATGCCTCCGGGCATCACGGACGGGGCGAAGACGATGGCGGCCCTGGAGAACATGGTGCGCGCGCACGCCATCGCGCGCGAGGAGCTGGGGCAGCGTCTGGGCCGGGTGGAGCTGGGCATCTCCCAGAACATGCTCGCGTTCACGCCGGACCGCTGGTGGCATCCCCTGGACCGCTCGCTGGTGCGGTTGGCGGCCCCCGCCTACAACCACGCGTTCCACGAGGCGCTCTTCTCCGGCCACCTGCGCGTCTTCATGCCGGGGGTCGCGTCCACGAACGTGCGCATCCCGGAGGCGCGCGACTCCGTGGAGTTCGTGGGCGTCAACTACTACACGCGCGCGCACCTGCGCTTCATGCCGCGCCCGCCCTTCATCGACTTCAAGTACCGCGACCCGGACGGGCGGGGGCTCACCGACATCGGCTGGGAGCGGCGCCCGGAGGGCTTCCTCCAGCTGCTCCACGAGGTGAAGCGCTACGGCAAGCCGGTGTGGGTGACGGAGAACGGCGTCGACGACCGGGCGGGCGCGGCGCGGCCGGAGTACCTCCACTCGCACCTCCAGCAGGTGCTGACCGCGCGCGCGGAGGGCGTGGACGTGCAGGGCTACCTTTATTGGAGCCTGCTGGACAACTTCGAGTGGCTGGAGGGCTGGGGCCCGCGCTTCGGCCTCTACCACGTCGACTTCGACACGCTGGAGCGCCACCCCACCCCGGCCTGCGACTACTTCCGCGCGGTGGCCACGGGGCGCGTGCTGGTGCCGCCCGCGGCCGTCGCTCAGCCCAGCGCGGCCCGGTAG
- the dusB gene encoding tRNA dihydrouridine synthase DusB has product MLKLGPYTLPNPYILAPMAGVSERPFRVIAFRLGAALCPTELVSAQGLMRQNQRTLKYLRYDARVEKPYSLQIFGGEPEAMAQAAQVGKAAGAQLIDINMGCPVKKVVRNGAGSGLLCDVPRAAAIVRAIREATGLPVTCKIRSGWDARTLNYLKVAEALQEAGCAGLALHPRTREQGYSGQADWSHIADLKRHFPELPIIGNGDVKTVADAHRMLDVTRCDFVMIGRGALGNPWLFRELVGGPPASPQERCALVLEHAQAHAEFVGDALGAVRSFRRHLAWYAHGLKGAAHFRAEVNGLDSPEAVEDSVRRFFAGADTDPTAPLEEPEVDYRAALG; this is encoded by the coding sequence ATGCTGAAGCTGGGTCCCTACACGCTCCCCAACCCCTACATCCTCGCGCCCATGGCGGGCGTGAGCGAGCGCCCGTTCCGAGTCATCGCCTTCCGGCTGGGCGCCGCCCTGTGCCCCACGGAGCTCGTCAGCGCCCAGGGGCTGATGCGCCAGAACCAGCGCACCCTCAAGTACCTGCGCTACGACGCCCGGGTGGAGAAGCCCTACTCGCTCCAGATCTTCGGCGGCGAACCGGAGGCCATGGCCCAGGCCGCGCAAGTGGGGAAGGCCGCGGGCGCGCAGCTCATCGACATCAACATGGGCTGCCCGGTGAAGAAGGTGGTGCGCAACGGCGCCGGCAGCGGCCTCTTGTGCGACGTGCCCCGCGCGGCGGCCATCGTCCGGGCCATCCGCGAGGCCACCGGCCTGCCCGTCACCTGTAAAATCCGCTCGGGCTGGGACGCGCGCACGCTCAACTATCTGAAGGTGGCCGAGGCCCTCCAGGAGGCCGGGTGCGCGGGGCTCGCCCTCCACCCGCGCACGCGCGAGCAGGGCTACTCGGGGCAGGCCGACTGGTCCCACATCGCGGACCTCAAGCGCCACTTCCCGGAGCTGCCCATCATCGGCAATGGGGACGTGAAGACGGTGGCGGACGCCCACCGCATGCTGGACGTCACCCGCTGCGACTTCGTGATGATTGGCCGCGGCGCCCTGGGCAACCCGTGGCTCTTCCGGGAGCTGGTGGGCGGCCCGCCGGCGTCCCCCCAGGAGCGCTGCGCGCTGGTGCTGGAGCACGCGCAGGCCCACGCGGAGTTCGTCGGGGACGCCCTGGGCGCGGTGCGCTCCTTCCGCCGCCACCTGGCCTGGTACGCCCATGGCCTGAAGGGCGCGGCGCACTTCCGGGCGGAGGTGAACGGGCTGGACTCGCCGGAGGCGGTGGAGGACAGCGTGCGCCGCTTCTTCGCGGGCGCGGACACCGACCCCACGGCCCCACTAGAGGAGCCGGAGGTGGACTACCGGGCCGCGCTGGGCTGA
- a CDS encoding site-2 protease family protein, which translates to MFRFRLGSVPVHVHTSHLLFSAVLAYNSLPVPGRHSGAGWLGDQLADPSSSGHMGAVVAYVLSWMFIVFVSVLVHELGHAVAFRFYGYRPSVDLVFMGGVTRPNTDAPLPWHKDVVSSFAGPLAGLTLGVLCWAVLMQVRGRSEMADFFLGNFFFANMAWAVLNLLPVPPLDGGHISTALATRMFGRRGFIVSHVLALGLCVGVVLLAIKSGALFMGVLFAMFGFQAFRVLAEVMRARNEAKEEEGPQAQGLREAQQALREDRLDDAWRLGTQLLETPGLSAGLTSRAHYLLGWVALKQGHGRPALDHFSQVQGQPVEMHAVAAAFSLVGDDARAVGYWKQAWGESQDRTVMHEYAGALIRLGQVTEALRLPRVDAAAAFRCAERALFIRGAYSEAAAVSEAALGHVPDAGIAYDAACAFARAGNVADAVRLLQRAEALGFRDAAYAASDEDLSHLHGHAAFEDWLTRLQPTATP; encoded by the coding sequence ATGTTCCGTTTTCGGCTCGGGAGCGTCCCCGTCCACGTCCACACGAGTCACCTGCTGTTCTCCGCGGTGCTCGCCTACAACTCCCTGCCGGTGCCGGGGCGGCACTCGGGTGCCGGGTGGCTGGGGGACCAGCTGGCCGACCCCTCGTCGTCCGGCCACATGGGCGCGGTGGTGGCCTACGTGCTGTCGTGGATGTTCATCGTCTTCGTGTCCGTGCTGGTCCACGAGCTGGGGCACGCGGTGGCCTTCCGCTTCTATGGATACCGGCCGAGCGTGGACCTGGTCTTCATGGGCGGCGTCACCCGGCCCAACACGGACGCGCCGCTGCCCTGGCACAAGGACGTGGTGAGCAGCTTCGCGGGCCCGCTGGCGGGGCTGACGCTGGGCGTCTTGTGCTGGGCGGTGCTGATGCAGGTGCGGGGCCGCTCGGAGATGGCGGACTTCTTCCTGGGCAACTTCTTCTTCGCGAACATGGCGTGGGCGGTGCTGAACCTGCTGCCGGTGCCGCCGCTGGACGGGGGCCACATCAGCACGGCGCTGGCGACGCGGATGTTCGGGCGGCGGGGCTTCATCGTGTCCCACGTGCTGGCGCTGGGCCTGTGCGTGGGCGTGGTGCTGCTGGCCATCAAGAGCGGGGCCCTGTTCATGGGCGTCCTCTTCGCCATGTTCGGCTTCCAGGCGTTCCGCGTGCTGGCGGAGGTGATGCGCGCGCGCAACGAGGCGAAGGAGGAGGAGGGCCCCCAGGCCCAGGGCCTGCGCGAGGCGCAGCAGGCGCTGCGCGAGGACCGGCTGGACGACGCGTGGCGGCTGGGCACCCAGCTGCTGGAGACCCCGGGCCTGTCCGCGGGCCTCACCAGCCGGGCCCATTACCTGCTGGGCTGGGTGGCGCTGAAGCAGGGCCATGGGCGGCCCGCGCTCGACCACTTCTCCCAGGTGCAGGGCCAGCCCGTGGAGATGCACGCGGTGGCGGCGGCCTTCTCGCTGGTGGGCGACGACGCCCGGGCGGTGGGCTACTGGAAGCAGGCGTGGGGGGAGTCGCAGGACCGCACCGTGATGCACGAGTACGCGGGCGCGCTCATCCGCCTGGGCCAGGTGACGGAGGCGCTGCGGCTGCCCCGCGTGGACGCGGCGGCCGCGTTCCGGTGCGCGGAGCGGGCGCTGTTCATCCGGGGGGCCTATTCGGAGGCCGCGGCGGTGAGCGAGGCGGCGCTCGGCCACGTCCCGGACGCGGGCATCGCGTACGACGCGGCGTGTGCCTTCGCCAGGGCGGGCAACGTGGCGGACGCGGTGCGCCTGCTCCAGCGCGCCGAGGCGCTGGGCTTCCGGGACGCGGCGTACGCCGCCTCCGACGAGGACCTGTCGCACCTGCACGGTCACGCCGCGTTCGAGGACTGGCTGACGCGCTTGCAGCCCACCGCCACGCCCTGA